The Mesorhizobium sp. WSM2240 genome contains the following window.
GGAGTAGACAGCTCCGGCAGGCTGCCAAAGCAGCAGCCTGATTAGTCTTCTCCTGTAAGCGGCGCAGTCCAATGCAGGGCAACTTGGACGCTTTTGCCCGTTCCTAAGTCACCCATCAATTCAGGCCCTAATCGTAAGCCCGGCACTCAGGCATATCGATCTTCACCTACCGGCCAGATGGACGGTAGGCACAAGAACTGCCGCTTAGACGCCGTTTGGAAAATCGAGGGGGTGGGGTTTTGCGGTGAAGCGATTTATGATTCAAGCTCTGGATGTGGACCGAGCAGAGCCGCGGGCGAATGGCCAAGATCGCCAAGAAAACCAAGCGCTACCCATCCGATTTGACGGACGAGGAATGGGAGCAGATCGCTCCGCTAATGCCCAAGCCCGGGCGTCGCGGCCGTCCGCGCGAGGTTGAATTCCGGGAAGTGATCAATGCCGTGCGCTACCTGGTCCGTTCCGGTTGCGGTTGGCGGATGCTGCCGATCCATTGCGGGCCGTGGCAGACGGTCTACGGCTGGTTCCGAGAGTTGGCGCGGCGCTTTCTGTTCCAAACCATCCACGACGTGGCGCTGATGCTGGATCGCGAGCGGGCTGGGCGCGAGGCCAGTCCCACAGCTGGCGTGATGGACAGCCAGCCGGTCAAGGCGCCGCAAGCTGAAACAAGGGGTTACGACGCCGGCAAGAAGATTGTCGGCCGCAAGCGACACATTGCCGTCGATACCGATGGGCGGCTCTTGATGGTCAACCTCACCACCGTCGACATCTCCGACAGTGCCGGGGCTCAGGCGGTCCTGGACGGCATCCGCAAGCGATAGCCCTGGGTGAAACATCTGTTCGCCGACAGCGCCTATGACCGGCTGAAGCTCATGGACAAAGCCGCCTATCTCGACTTCGTGGTCGAGATCATCCGTCGATCCGACGACCAGAAGGGGTTCGAGGTCCTGCCCCGCCGCTGGGTCGTCGAGCGCACCTTCGGATGGATGACGCGCTGGCGACGCCTCGTGCGCGATTATGAACAGCGCATCGATGTCTCTCACGCCATGATCCTCGTCGCCATGGGTGGAAACCTCATCCGACGAAATGCCCATCCCTGATTTTCAAAACGGATTCTTAGTGGCCTGAGCCCGAGTCGGCTGGCCCGAGAGTCGAAATACTTTGCACGCAAAATCCCGATTGAACCGCAAGATCGGCGAACTCGCGCGTTGCGTCGGTCGGCCCACGAACGGCACCATCCCAAGCGATCACGGCGAGTCGTCGCCGCGGAATTTCTCCCTCAGCCAACGTAGTTGCTTCGGCGATGATCGCACGGTTCGTTGCCGCGTATGCGGTCGTGTCGTCGTCAGAAGCATTGAGAATTACGAGATCTCCGCGCGACTGAGCAGTAGCTACTAGACCGTCGAATAAACTACCCCAGAACTCGGGGTGTGGTCTGTCGATGACCGACGTTCTGCGGAAGTGTTCCGGCGCAAAGGGCAGAACGATGCGTGTTCTGATCTCCAAGGCATCAGCCGCCTGAAGCATAGTCAAGTCGCTGCCGCAGGCGCCTGACGCTACAACAGCAATTGGGCGCTCCCGAGATAACAAGGCGGTCAGTGCTTGTTGTACGGTCGGAACGCTTTCGAATGGAAAACGCACCACAAGAGAGTCTGCAACGTCTGTGCGTCTCCCTGCGAAAGCAATTACGCTGTCGGTCGCTTTGCTGGCGACGCTCATGATACCAGGCCCGGTTCAACTGATTGACAAACTATCGACGTATCGGCCTGGAGTAAATTGATCTGTCTGGGCAGAGACTTCGAAGCCCTTGCATCAACCCCCTTCAGTCGAGAGTTCGAGATCAAATATGGGTGGATCTTGATTTTACCGAAGGCGGGTGGCATATCTGCCTTGCATTCCTATACTTTTCAAAAGCATTTAGTTATTCGAACTAGCAAGGAGTTCCTCCTGAACCTTTTGCAACGATTACAATCCGCTGGTCCAAAACGCATTCTCGCGCTTGACGGCGGCGGCATTAGGGGCGCGTTGACCCTGGGCTACCTTAAGCGCATCGAAGACATCCTGCGAAAATCACATGGTCGGCGGGATTTGGTGTTGGCAGACTACTTCGACTTGATCGGAGGGACCAGCACTGGTGCGATCATTGCCGCTGCACTTGCCACCGGCATGAGTGCCCACGAGGTCGAGGCGATTTACCTCGATTTCGGGGGAGAGGTGTTCAATGACCGGCAGGATAGCCTCGGGTTGCCACGCCTTGGTCTGCTGCGCGGCCGGTATAATGCGGAGCCGCTCCGCCGCAAGCTAAAGGAATATTTCGGGGATCGGACCCTTGGAGACAGTTCGATCCGCACAGGGCTTTGCATTGTGACGAAGCGCGCAGACACCAACAGCACCTGGCCGTTGCTGAATCATCCGGAGGGGCGTTACTACGAGAAAAACCGTCCAATCCTACTGCGCCGGGCCGTACGTGCGAGCACGGCCGCGCCAACCTATTTTGATCCCGAGAAGCTTAATATCGGCGGTGGCGTCCGTGGCGCGTTCGTCGATGGTGGCGTGAGCCTGCACAACAACCCCGCGCTGCTCCTCTTTCTCATCGCCACGCTGAAGGGCTTCCCTTTCCGCTGGCCCACGGGCGAAGGCAAGCTGCTCCTTGTTTCTGTTGGAACCGGTTATTGGAACGAGGCGTCCAGCTTTGACCGGGTTATGAACGCGCGATTGTGGAACTGGGCTTCAAGTGTACCTAGCATGTTGATGGACGATGCTACCTGGCTCAACCAGCTTCTCTTGCAGTACCTCGCCGCCAGCCCGACCGCGACAGCAATAGACAGCGAAGTAGGAAGCCTGGGCGATGATTTGTTGGGCGACCAACCGGCACTAACGTATCTGCGCTACAACGCACTGCTCGAGGAGGGTGCACTACGCGAGCTCGGACTAGGCGAACTCGCTTTGCGCGCCGAACAATTGCGGGATATGAGCCGCGCCGAGAGCCGCCACGACCTCAACCTGATCGGCACGAAGGCCGCTAACAGGATGGTTGATGACGTTCATTTCTCGCCAAAATTCGATGTCCGATGCAGCTAACCCGTCCTATTCATGAGCCTTGTGGTTCGAGCGCCGCTGAGCGTTCGATCATGCATGTATGAGGCGTCTTTTTCACCGCAGCTGGGACTGGACTTTGGAACGCGCTGGAGGGTCTGGGTTTGGGCGGGGCCTTGATGCCCCGGCGCTCATGGTGCTGCGGGCTGCAGCTGGCCTCGGGACAGGCGGCGGCGAAGGCCAGGCGGATGCGCGAGACGGTTTCGATGACGCGGGCGCCGAGCTTGAGGAGCCTGAGCCGCAGCGTGGCGAACTCGGCGTTGCTGAGATGATCGGTTTTGGGCACCGCCTCGCGCAGGGTGAGCATGAGCAGGACGAGGCGCACCTGGTTGGCAATCGGTGAGCGGCAGCTGGTGCGGTCGGAGGCAAGCTGGCTCTTGTGCATCTTGATCAGGTTTTCGGCCTGGCCACGGGCGCAGTAGATCACGTCGTAGACATGCGCGGCGGAGCCTTTGTCGAAATTGGTGACGACGAAGCGGATGTCGAGGCCGCGGGTGGTTGCCTCGATGCGGGCGCAGACGCGACGTTGCGTCTTCCAGGATTTCGCCTTGTATCGGCTCTCGGCATAACCGCGCAGCACCGGCTTCTGCTCGAGCGCGCGGCGGGTGCGGATATCGTCGGCGGCTTCATCAACGAGACGCTGGAGAACCTTGTTGCCGGGCAATCCGAAGAGGTAGTCGAGCGCATTGTTCTCGCGCCAGGCCATGACCTGCGCCCGGCCATAGTGGCCGTCGCCGCGGACCAGGATGCGGGTGGCCGGCCAGCGGGCGCGGATGCGCCGGACAAGCCGGCGCAGATGCCCGCAGGATCTCCTTGCCCGTCGGGGTCTTGCCAGGACGCAGGATCACGGCGACCGGACGTCCGGTCGCGGCGTCATAGATGTGGATCGGCAGGAAGCAGCGCTCGTCGTGATGGGCGTTGAAGAGCGAGAGCTGCTGATGGCCGTGAGCGGTCATAGCCGACGTGGTATCGAGGCTCGGAAGCCGACCTCGAGCAACAGGAAGGGCCATGACCCGAAGCGGTCATCTGCCGAACTTCACGTAGAACGGCCACGGGCGGTAATCGGATACTCGATCCGCTTGGCGCCATACGACCCTTGGGCAATCGATAACGTGGGGAGTACTGCGGAAATCGTGGTCAGATCGCCACGACCGTGATATTTACTGAGAATTGGCCGTCCAGTTGCTTGTGAGGATCATTTGTGGATCGCTCAGTAGTCCCTATGATGGTACTTAATGGCGTCGTTCTGGGTTTTTTCGTTGCGTTTTCGAGAGAACCAATTGCGGGCGCCGTTGTGGGCGGCCTACTTTCCCTCGTTACGGCAGTGGGACTCTTCTTTCTTCAGGTCAAGGATGGGTTAGCGACGAACGCACGTTTGACCCGCACCACGTCGGCCGTAATGGTGGCTTTCTACGCGGCCCTGATGGTCAGCGTGATTTCGTTCACGCTCGCCCTACCGTGGCTCCCGTCAAACCTCGACACCAAGCGCGACGTGATCGAACGCTTTCTTGCTCGATCGGGAATCAACGAGCTCGAAATCGGCAAAAAAACCTACCAGCTGGCAACTGAGGGGCGTGCTGCTGCTACGGCGCTGGTTCTTGGGTCCGAAGATTTCGTAGAAGAAGCGAATTGGCTCAGGACGTTCGGCCAGGGGGGCCGGAGGCCCGCGCCCCAGGCAACATATATCGGTGGCCCATATTGCGACATGCTCGCGGCTGCCGAGCAGACACAACGCGTCGACCCCGCTAAGCTGCAGCAGCTCGACGCAGCCACAAACGACAGGGGGCCGAAACTGGCTGCACGCCTCTTGCTTGCGATCGATGATCCCGCACAGCTTGCTCGAGCAATCGATAGGGTACAAGCGGAGTTCTGCAACACGAGCGGCGAGGATGTCGCAAAGTGAGGCACGTCCTCCAGATCGCTCTTTGCGCCCTCGCCCTGCTGGTCGGTGTGACAGGGTCGCGCGGCCAAGACGAGTTAGACGTGGATTCGATCAAGCGCATACTCGAGCAAAGCATTGTGCGCATCGAAGCGAGCGATTGCGAGGCGATGTCCGTTGGATCGAGTTGCCGAAACGGCATCGTGAGCACGGGCTTCTTCGTTAGGGTCGACGGAGAGCTCTTCATCGCGACGACGCTTCACGGTGTCGCGCACTATCCGCAGATTTACTGGAGCGCGCAGAACGGCAAGACCGAGACAACCTCTATCGCGCGCGTTAACACGAAGTCGGACCTTGCTCTACTTGCCGTGCTGAATGCCGACGACGTGATCGCCCTCGGCTTCATGCCGCTCGAGGTCAGCAATGCCGGCATTGATGATCTGGCGGGCAAGCCGGTCATCTCTATGGGCTTCAAGCTCGGCCTGCGGATGGTGACTGTGGAACAGGACGACGTGAGAATACTGGCGCCGCGGCAGATCGCCGACCTGCTTCCGGAAGACATCAAGCTCGATCCAGATTTTGCGCGCTTTTTCGCTTCCGACGCCCAAACGCTTCAGTTGGAGCTCAGGCTCGATCCCGGTGATTCCGGAGGCCCGATTCTCCTTGGACGGAAGGTGGTCGGCATCTCACACGGCGGTATCGATGGGACATCCTTAAGCTGGGCTATGCCGGCCGCCGAACTGTTGAACGCGAGTAGTGAGGAGGAGGATGTCAACCTTTTCCTCGCCGACAGCACGGTGCGGCGCCACGGCCAAGACGCGGTGATTCGGCTGTTCAATACAGACAACGAGATCACCGAGACGCATATCGTGGCGCCGCCGCTGCGCTACACCTTCATGCTCCGCTTCAGTTCGCGGACCAGGTTGCTTTCGGGGTATGCGTCGCGGGTCGGCTGGTACACCGGGAGCGAAGACAACCCGGGGTACTGGTTCCCCGGAGACGGCCCGATTTCCCCGAATTCAGAGGCTTTTCCTGGTTCGCCGATCACAGTGGAGGGCCTTTGGAGCGCCGCGCCAGGAGAACGAGAGACGCTCGAAGCGATCCAGCGCGACGAACTCGAGTTCCTCGACCTCCTGTCGCGCGCCGCGATCAGGCTCGAATGTCAGACCGAGGACCGACTAGGCCAGCCCGGCAAGCCCTACTGGCCCTCCGACACCTTCCATTCGCTCGAACTGCAGCACGCGATCAATCTCGATGCGGTCGAGGTGGCGCGAGACCGGGGGGACGTCTTCGTCTATTCGCGTACCGTCCAGGATGTCACCCCCTTCGGCAAGCGCAACCGTTTCGCCAGCAGCGGCGTCCGCGGCAAGATCACGGACATCGACCTTAAATTTGGTCTCTGCGCAGTCAACCTTGTTCCTAAAGACGAGGGTGGCACTGACCAAAGCGTGTTGAAGCCCCTGAACGATGCGCTTCGCGTGGGCACGGCCTGCATCGTGTTCTATCTGTCCGACGGCACTGAGTTGCAGCTCTTCATGGTTGGCCAGAGCATTGATCCGGCGCTCGATCCCGAGCGACTCTACGGCATTCTGACGCATACGGGTGGCAACACAGGTGCGGGAGCGTGCGATGAGCGCTAGGCTTGCGGCTGTTCTTGCCATTATCGTTGCGTTTCTGCTTGGTGCGGCGGCGCTAGGGGCAGAGCCTACAGAGGAGCTGTGCGCGAAGCTAGACAACCAGGCGGCCGTCATGTCTGTCGTTGAGTGGAAGCGCCTAACGACAAACTGCTTCCTCGCTGGCTTTCCGACTAAGCTTCGGACCTCCGATATCGGCGAGATCCCTATGGATGCCCCAAAAATGGACCTTATTATCGACGTTGGGGAGAATG
Protein-coding sequences here:
- a CDS encoding patatin-like phospholipase family protein; translated protein: MICLGRDFEALASTPFSREFEIKYGWILILPKAGGISALHSYTFQKHLVIRTSKEFLLNLLQRLQSAGPKRILALDGGGIRGALTLGYLKRIEDILRKSHGRRDLVLADYFDLIGGTSTGAIIAAALATGMSAHEVEAIYLDFGGEVFNDRQDSLGLPRLGLLRGRYNAEPLRRKLKEYFGDRTLGDSSIRTGLCIVTKRADTNSTWPLLNHPEGRYYEKNRPILLRRAVRASTAAPTYFDPEKLNIGGGVRGAFVDGGVSLHNNPALLLFLIATLKGFPFRWPTGEGKLLLVSVGTGYWNEASSFDRVMNARLWNWASSVPSMLMDDATWLNQLLLQYLAASPTATAIDSEVGSLGDDLLGDQPALTYLRYNALLEEGALRELGLGELALRAEQLRDMSRAESRHDLNLIGTKAANRMVDDVHFSPKFDVRCS
- a CDS encoding trypsin-like peptidase domain-containing protein — its product is MRIEASDCEAMSVGSSCRNGIVSTGFFVRVDGELFIATTLHGVAHYPQIYWSAQNGKTETTSIARVNTKSDLALLAVLNADDVIALGFMPLEVSNAGIDDLAGKPVISMGFKLGLRMVTVEQDDVRILAPRQIADLLPEDIKLDPDFARFFASDAQTLQLELRLDPGDSGGPILLGRKVVGISHGGIDGTSLSWAMPAAELLNASSEEEDVNLFLADSTVRRHGQDAVIRLFNTDNEITETHIVAPPLRYTFMLRFSSRTRLLSGYASRVGWYTGSEDNPGYWFPGDGPISPNSEAFPGSPITVEGLWSAAPGERETLEAIQRDELEFLDLLSRAAIRLECQTEDRLGQPGKPYWPSDTFHSLELQHAINLDAVEVARDRGDVFVYSRTVQDVTPFGKRNRFASSGVRGKITDIDLKFGLCAVNLVPKDEGGTDQSVLKPLNDALRVGTACIVFYLSDGTELQLFMVGQSIDPALDPERLYGILTHTGGNTGAGACDER